The following coding sequences are from one Humulus lupulus chromosome X, drHumLupu1.1, whole genome shotgun sequence window:
- the LOC133805923 gene encoding uncharacterized protein LOC133805923, translating to MGSLTGYKYHDRCTQLRLIHLCFAFDLLLFSHGDYISILLMLRGLKIFSSSFGLLPSETKFAIYCSGMDDSEVRRVLRSLVSLEVIYLSGTLAFQFALKIFLLQNVGIMILPKKLLRDVEAICRAFLWKGMTYSSGPGLVAWNNVCLPKKVVGLGFRKVIYWNVVAMGKYIWAIASEKDNLWVRWIHSVYLNNLDWWEYKIPTDCSWYWKRLVAVKHPFKAKIDLNAFAATKYSIKIGHDLLFDHTIKVHWSNVV from the exons ATGGGATCATTGACTGGTTACAAATATCATGACAGGTGCACTCAATTGAGATTAATTCATCTGTGTTTTGCATTTGATCTTCTACTATTCTCTCATGGAGATTATATCTCCATTTTATTGATGCTCAGGGGACTAAAGATTTTCTCATCTTCATTTGGTCTGCTGCCAAGTGAGACCAAATTTGCGATATACTGTAGTGGCATGGATGATTCTGAGGTGCGCAGAGTGTTAAGGTCTCTGGTTTCACTAGAAGTCATTTACCTTTCAGGTACCTTAGCATTCCAATTTGCTCTTAAAATATTTCTACTGCAGAATGTGGGA ATAATGATATTACCAAAGAAGCTATTGCGAGATGTTGAAGCTATATGTAGAGCATTTCTTTGGAAAGGAATGACATATAGCTCGGGGCCAGGATTAGTTGCTTGGAACAATGTTTGCCTTCCCAAGAAAGTTGTAGGCTTGGGTTTTAGGAAGGTAATTTATTGGAATGTTGTAGCTATGGGGAAATATATTTGGGCCATTGCCTCTGAAAAAGATAATTTGTGGGTTAGGTGGATTCACAGTGTTTACTTGAACAATCTTGACTGGTGGGAATACAAAATTCCCACTGATTGCAGTTGGTATTGGAAGAGATTGGTTGCTGTCAAACATCCATTTAAAGCCAAGATTGATCTGAATGCTTTTGCAGCAACAAAGTATAGCATTAAAATAGGGCACGACCTTTTATTTGATCATACAATCAAAGTGCATTGGAGTAATGTTGTTTAG